The DNA window GCTTTCCGCGCTCCGCTCAGTGATCGTCCCAGTGGCCGTCGTGCGCGGCGTGGCGGTGCCCGTCGTGGACGTAGTCGAGGTGATCGCCGTGCGTGACGGCGCTGTGCCCGCAGTCCCGGCCGTGCTCATGGGAGTGACTGCTGTGCGGGATGTGATCCGTCGACTCGCACTCGTCCCAGTGCCCGGAGTGCGCGCGGTGCATGTGCCCGTTGTGCGCGTAGTCGGTGTGGTCGCCGTGCGGCACCGCGGCGTGGCCGCAGTCCGGACCGTGCGTGTGCTCGTGGGTCGTGTGCTCCTGGTGGAGTGTGGCCATGACGTTCACCTCTGCTGCGGTTCAGGATGGGTCGTCACCCTCTCCAGGTTAGTCCGAAATGCCCACTTAATTGGTGTTCCGGCCCTGCGGCGCGCGCCTCTCAGAGGACGATCGCCACGGCGAAGCAGGCCAATGCGACCGTGCAGGCCGTCGCCGTCAGCGCGGCCCGCAGCGGCATGGCCGCCGGCCGCGCCGAGCTGCCGACGGCCTGGATACGGCGGTGGGCGACGCGCAGGAAGCCCAGCCACACGAACACACAGAGCGCGGCGGCGACCACCCCGGCCACACCGATCTCGTCGTGGACCGCCTGTTTCGCCGCCAGTACGGCCACGACCGTGCACGCCAGCGTCGTCCTGCGCCAGGCGAGCCGCGTCCGCTCGGGCTGAAGACCGGGATCCCTGGCGGGGACACGGCCGGGAACGGACCCGCGTCCGGAACCGGCGGCGGACGGGCCGGTCAACCGCCGCCCTCCCAGCCGAAGAGGACGACCACCACCATGAGGACGGCGACGACCGCCACCACGAGGCTCAGTACGGTCGGGAACCGGGTGACCGGGAGGTCCTCGCCGCGCCGCATCGCCCGTTCGCAGCGCACCCAGTGGTTGACGGCCCTAAGCGCGCACAGCACACCGGCCGCCAGCAGCCCGAGCGCCATACCGGCGCGCACTCCCCAGGCCAGTTCCGGCAGGAACTGGTCGACCGCGAAGCCGCCGCCGATGAGAGCCAGCGCGGTACGGATCCAGGCGAGGAAGGTGCGCTCATTGGCCAGTGAGAAGCGGTAGTCGGGGGTCTCGCCCTCTTCCCGGACGCGCTGCGGCGCGAACCACAGCCGCAGACTCCGCACGAACTCCGTCACCCGCCGCACCCTACCCGGCGGACTGCCGGCGGCTCCGCCAACGCCGCGGTGCCGGCCGCTTCCCGCGCCGGAGCCCGCGGCGCGGGCACAGTCCCGGCGGGCGCGCCGGCGGTGAGACCGGGGAGGCCGTGATCAGGCCGGCCCCGGATGCGAGGACCCGGGTCCCGCGAGCGCGCGCAGGCGCTCCCAGGCCGCGAGACCGTCCGGCACCCACTCCCACGCGCCCTCCGCGATCCGCCGCTCCAGCTCCGCGCGGGTCAGGAAGGCGTGCCACGCGACCTCCTCGGCCTGCGGGGCGACCGGCGGCTCGCACCGCACCTCGTAGACGTACGACCACCAGGCCCCCGCCCCGTCGGCGCTCTCGTACAGGAACTTGAACAGGGGTACGGGCGAGGGCAGGCCACTGACCCCCAGCTCCTCCTCGGCCTCCCGCAGGGCCGCCTCGTCGTAGGACTCGCCCGCGCCGACGACGCCGCCCACGAACATGTCGTACATCGAGGGGAAGACCAGTTTCACCGGCGTCCTCCGGTGCACGAAGTACCGGCCCTCGCCGTCCCGCGCCAGGACGAACACGCAGCGATGGCGCAGGCCACGGGCGTACACCTCGCCGCGCGGGGCCTGCCCGACCACCTCGTCGTTCTCGTCGACGACGTCCAGGATCTCGTCGGCGGGAGCCGGCCACGTCTCAGGGGGCCCGGGGTTCGCAGGAGTCATACCGGCCATCAAACCTCACGGCCACGTACCGGTTGACGCCCCGCCCCACGTCTGCCGAAGATCTGACGCACGGGTAACTTCTCGCCTCCACTTCGCCCCGGCAAGGACGGAAACACATGGCGTACGACGCTGACGTGATCGTGATCGGGGCGGGCCTCGCGGGCCTGGCGGCCACCGCCGAACTCGTCGACGCGGGCCGCAAGGTGATCCTGCTGGACCAGGAACCCGAACAGTCCATCGGCGGCCAGGCGCACTGGTCCTTCGGCGGGCTCTTCTTCGTCGACTCGCCCGAGCAGCGCCGCATGCGGATCAAGGACAGCCGCGAACTGGCCCTCCAGGACTGGCAGGGGACGGCCGGCTTCGACCGCGACGAGGACCACTGGCCGCGCGCATGGGCCGAGGCGTACGTCGACTTCGCGGCCGGCGAGAAGCGCGCGTGGCTGCACGGGCAGGGCGTGCGGTTCTTCCCGGTCGTGGGCTGGGCCGAGCGCGGCGGCTACGACGCCACCGGGCACGGCAACTCCGTACCCCGTTTCCACATCACCTGGGGCACCGGACCCGGCCTCGTCGCCCCCTTCGAGCGCCGCGTCCGCGAAGGGGTCGCGCGCGGCCTGGTCCGGCTGAAGTTCCGGCACCGCGTCACCGGCCTCGCGCGCAGCGCCGGGTCCGTGGACACCGTCACCGGCGAGATCCTGGAGCCGTCGGGGACCGGGCGCGGAGAGGCGAGCAGCCGGGAGGTGACGGGCTCCTTCGAACTCAGGGCCCAGGCGGTGATCGTCACCTCGGGAGGCATCGGCGGCAACCACGATCTCGTCCGTGCCAACTGGCCCGAGCGGCTCGGCACCCCGCCCGCGTCGATGCTCTCCGGCGTACCCGCACACGTCGACGGTCTGATGCTCGGCGTCACCGAGGCGGCCGGCGGGCGCGTGATCAACCGCGACCGGATGTGGCACTACACCGAGGGCATCCAGAACTGGAACCCGATCTGGGCCAAGCACGGCATCCGCATCCTGCCCGGTCCCTCGTCCCTGTGGTTCGACGCCAGGGGCGAGCGGCTGCCGGTGCCGCTCTTCCCCGGGTTCGACACGCTGGGGACGCTCGAGCACATCATGAAGACCGGGTACGACTACACGTGGTTCGTCCTGGACCAGCGGATCATCGGCAAGGAGTTCGCCCTGTCGGGCTCGGAACAGAACCCGGACCTGACGGGCAAGTCCGTCCGCGACGTCATCGGCCGTGCGCGGGCCGACGTGCCCGGCCCGGTGAAGGCGTTCATGGACAAGGGCGCGGACTTCGTGGTCGAGAAGGATCTGGCGTCGCTGGTCCGCGGGATGAACGCGCTCACGAAGGAGCCGCTGATCGACGAGGCGCG is part of the Streptomyces agglomeratus genome and encodes:
- a CDS encoding DUF202 domain-containing protein, whose translation is MTGPSAAGSGRGSVPGRVPARDPGLQPERTRLAWRRTTLACTVVAVLAAKQAVHDEIGVAGVVAAALCVFVWLGFLRVAHRRIQAVGSSARPAAMPLRAALTATACTVALACFAVAIVL
- a CDS encoding YidH family protein, with the translated sequence MTEFVRSLRLWFAPQRVREEGETPDYRFSLANERTFLAWIRTALALIGGGFAVDQFLPELAWGVRAGMALGLLAAGVLCALRAVNHWVRCERAMRRGEDLPVTRFPTVLSLVVAVVAVLMVVVVLFGWEGGG
- a CDS encoding NUDIX domain-containing protein, encoding MTPANPGPPETWPAPADEILDVVDENDEVVGQAPRGEVYARGLRHRCVFVLARDGEGRYFVHRRTPVKLVFPSMYDMFVGGVVGAGESYDEAALREAEEELGVSGLPSPVPLFKFLYESADGAGAWWSYVYEVRCEPPVAPQAEEVAWHAFLTRAELERRIAEGAWEWVPDGLAAWERLRALAGPGSSHPGPA
- a CDS encoding FAD-binding dehydrogenase, with protein sequence MAYDADVIVIGAGLAGLAATAELVDAGRKVILLDQEPEQSIGGQAHWSFGGLFFVDSPEQRRMRIKDSRELALQDWQGTAGFDRDEDHWPRAWAEAYVDFAAGEKRAWLHGQGVRFFPVVGWAERGGYDATGHGNSVPRFHITWGTGPGLVAPFERRVREGVARGLVRLKFRHRVTGLARSAGSVDTVTGEILEPSGTGRGEASSREVTGSFELRAQAVIVTSGGIGGNHDLVRANWPERLGTPPASMLSGVPAHVDGLMLGVTEAAGGRVINRDRMWHYTEGIQNWNPIWAKHGIRILPGPSSLWFDARGERLPVPLFPGFDTLGTLEHIMKTGYDYTWFVLDQRIIGKEFALSGSEQNPDLTGKSVRDVIGRARADVPGPVKAFMDKGADFVVEKDLASLVRGMNALTKEPLIDEARLRREITARDREIANTFTKDLQVMAIRGARNYLGDKLIRTAAPHRILDPAAGPLIAVRLHILTRKSLGGLETDLSSRVLTEGGGVLPGVYAAGEAAGFGGGGVHGYRSLEGTFLGGCLFSGRTAGRAAARAVA